In Candidatus Neomarinimicrobiota bacterium, a genomic segment contains:
- a CDS encoding DUF721 domain-containing protein, with translation MAKAQRIGNVFTQLFNDLGINKAIQQNMAVSRWAEIVGERIAQISEAERIENGVLFVKVSSPVWRNELVFMKSNLINSVNEALAKTVVKDIKFT, from the coding sequence ATGGCTAAGGCACAACGTATTGGAAATGTATTTACCCAACTCTTTAATGATCTGGGTATTAATAAAGCGATCCAGCAGAATATGGCCGTCTCTCGCTGGGCTGAGATCGTTGGTGAGAGAATCGCCCAAATTAGTGAAGCTGAACGCATAGAAAACGGTGTTCTATTTGTGAAAGTCAGCTCTCCGGTTTGGCGCAACGAACTCGTATTTATGAAAAGCAATTTAATAAACAGTGTTAATGAAGCATTAGCAAAAACCGTAGTTAAGGATATCAAGTTTACATGA